In Topomyia yanbarensis strain Yona2022 chromosome 2, ASM3024719v1, whole genome shotgun sequence, one DNA window encodes the following:
- the LOC131683599 gene encoding cyclin-C, which yields MAGNFWQSSHHQQWILDKQDLIRERQHDLKSLTEEEYQKVFMFFANVIQILGEQLKLRQQVIATATVYFKRFYARNSLKCIDPLLLAPTCILLASKVEEFGVISNSRLITTCQTVIKNKFSYAYQQEFPYRTNHILECEFYLLENLDCCLIVYQPYRPLLQLIQDIGQEEQLLTLTWRLINDSLRTDVSLLYPPYQIALGCLQIACVILQKELKAWFAELNVDMEKVQEIARAILNLFELWKNYDEKEIQGLLEKMPKPKPAPQR from the exons ATGGCTGGCAACTTTTGGCAAAGCTCCCACCATCAGCAATGGATTTTGGACAAACAGGATTTGATTCGAGAGCGACAGCACGACCTTAAGTCTCTTACCGAAGAAGAGTATCAGAAAGTGTTCATGTTTTTTGCAAATGTGATTCAAATTCTTGGAGAACAGCTTAAATTACGCCAGCAAGTTATTGCCACTGCCACCGTATACTTCAAGCGGTTTTATGCTAGGAATTCTCTCAAATGCATTGATCCACTACTATTAGCACCGACCTGCATCTTACTTGCTTCAAAAGTAGAAGAGTTTGGAGTCATTTCAAACTCCCGGCTAATCACAACTTGCCAGACTGTGATCAAGAACAAGTTCAGCTATGCTTACCAGCAAGAGTTCCCCTACCGAACGAATCACATTCTTGAGTGTGAATTCTATCTGCTGGAAAATCTAGACTGCTGTTTAATCGTATATCAGCCTTATCGTCCTTTGCTGCAGCTGATCCAAGACATTGGCCAGGAAGAACAGCTTCTTACGCTCACATGGCGTCTGATAAATGATTCCTTAAGAACAGATGTTAGTTTATTGTACCCTCCGTACCAG attgCTCTTGGATGCCTGCAGATAGCTTGTGTTATACTACAGAAGGAGCTCAAGGCTTGGTTTGCCGAGTTGAATGTTGATATGGAGAAAGTACAAGAAATTGCCCGGGCTATTCTAAATTTGTTTGAGCTCTGGAAAAACTATGACGAAAAAGAGATTCAAGGGTTGCTGGAGAAAATGCCCAAACCAAAACCTGCTCCGCAACGGTGA